GAGCAGTACCTTGATTGGGAGTCAGGAAGGTATCTCACCTATCATTGCCATGTTTATGGAGATGCAAGTTACAGTTTCAAGGTATGGTTTTATGCCTTTGTGTTCCCTGCAACTGGATAATCTTGATGCATGCTCTTCTTTATGGTGTCATGATACTATGTTTTGAGGATTTACATTTGTGTTCATGAAATGCTGTGGGTGTATGCCTGCAACCCCCATTATTTCCCATAGTAGGCTTGCTGAAGCATGtcattttaaatattttatatattattcATTTCTTCTGTATATATTTGCATTCTTTCTTTTTACGCAttttttaatcttaatcttttttttttttttcatttttgataTGATATAGGGTCCCTTCTTAAACAAGACAACCACTCTCTTACAgaaagaaataggagatgaaaatGTGCTCATTGTTAAATTTTTGGAGGACCAAACAGAAAGCATAGAATCAGGATCACGGTCTGTTATGTCATGTCCTGCATTTAATAAGATTTCCCAAGAGGGAATATTTGTCGGCCGGAAGCACTTCCAATTCTTCGGTGAGTTCTTTTATATTCTCAATTTTAGGTAAGGTTGATATTAGGCTGCAATCAGAGGTATATTATGTGACCATTCTTCTGTAACCAAGGTTATTCATGTGAACAAACTCACCAAAGTGTTCGGATGTTAGCGTAACTAATACATAGGACTAGAAGTTTCTAACGAGGAAGGACGAAGCCCTTATCCTTTTTGGATGATTTTCTGGACATTGAATTTTTTAGCTCAACTAGAGCTCCACTATGGCTCTCCCACATTCCCACTTGGCGAGTTAGCGGACACCTTGCTTACGACTCCATAATTACATAGTAATAGCTTCTTAAGTGCGAGCAGAGCTAAAACACTTCTATAATACTTTTGAGATGCTTCAATATGAGCTATGTTTTGTCCTTTATGGTGTTGTTTCTTTCTGATATCCCACATAATTTGGTAGGCCTAAGCCAAATTCACATGGAATTAAAGTTCAGTTGAGACTTATCATTGTATTCTTCATGATCTAATCTGGTTTGCTCGTGCTTTTCCAATGTATTTATTGCTCAGTGTTCAAAGATGGTGGAAAGGCggagaagaagaagaacccaGCTTCGAGCCCAGTAAAGTGCTATTTTGTTAATAAAGAGGCGTTTGCTAGTTTCTTTGATGAAGGATCTCGATTCTTCCAGAGAAAAACTATCCAGGATGCAAGGTCTATGTTTATGCACATACACAAGGCATCAAGTGTGGCAAATTATATGGCAAGGTTGAAGTGAACTCTACTTGTTAATTTTTGATTGGTTTCTCAGTCACGTAGTCACTTACATCAATCTGCTCTCACTAAATTATCAGGTTTTCACTCATCTTATCAAAAACGGTTACGTTAGATGTAAACTTAGATGATGTGCACGTACAAGATATTGACGATGTGCTTTGCTTGGTATGGGTTCACTTTCTTTTCATTTCACTAGGTTTTCATCTCGTTTATCCTTTTATTGGATGTACACTGATGTGAATGTTGTTATTTATCCTGTGTTTCTTTTTTCAAGGACGAAAAGGGAGAACCTGTTTATATGGATGTTGATAAACCTCACATACATACTGATGGAACGGGTTTTATCTCTGAAGACCTTGCATTGAAATGCCCTCTGAACTGTTTTATGGGTTTTGCTCCTGATGAAAACAACATCAAGGTGTGTATGCTGACTCTTGGCCTTTATGCCCATTTATAATATGGTTCTTTGGCTTATTAACCAATGATCCTGTCCCTGCGAACGCGGGGGCAGGAGAGAGGATCCAGTTTGGGTAGTTGGAGTGTAATTTAGGAGCGGAGGGCATACCTCTGTTTAGCACAAAGTTAGCATCAATGAAAATAGGTTTTCTGACTTCATAGTTGACTCCATAGTTGCAAAGTGCGGATTGAGGGCTCTGTAATAAGTTCACGGACTATTCTCATTTCTTCAACTTGAATGAGATTTATGAAATGTGACATGTTCTGTTTGACCTCTAATAGATCATCGTGATGTATTCAGCTGTTactgtttgtttttttgttatttaGTTATTTGACTATTTTTCTCGTTGAGATATCAATCGCTGTTGCAGAAAATTAGTGTGTCAGAAGCTATTAATACTGTCTTTGGCCTTTTTCTTAATAAACCACACCGATATATCTCTTTCAAGCATGGGTCTCCTTAACATGTAGTCCATCTTTGCTTACTTATAGACTGCCTTTGTTTTATACATTTCCTTGATACTATATGTGATATAAATTACTTTCAGAGGCTTGTTGGTGAACTTCCAGAGACGAGCCAGTTGATATCTCGTAATCTTGAACCAGTAATTTAAACTGTTCTAAACTCCTGATTATGTGGTTTAGTTATGTTAACTTATGCTGGAAAACTACTGAACTATTTTAAATTTCCTGAACTTCTAGCCACTGCTGATACAATTTCGTATGTTCCATAAAGGAAGAGCCATTAAGGGGACTGTTCTTTTGAACCGAAAGGTATACTGTTTGCTTGTAATTGTATTCATTATTAGCAAGCACGACTTTTTTCTAAACATTTTGAATAAAATATATTATCCTCATACTTCACTTAACCGAAGTTCTTTCTTCTCTCCATGGCTCCTATCTTCCCCCGTGTTTCTCTTTTTAGCTTCCTCCGAAAACAATTCAGGTACGGCCGTCAATGATAAAAATTAAAGCTGATCCTGAGCTTGCTGGTGCACCTACACTGAATAGATTTGAGATTGTGGGCACTAGGTAAATTATCTGTCGATGGAAGTTCTGCGCTTGCTTCTGTGTGATGTCTATGTTTGATGTTCTATCGGATATCTTCTAGATGTATAATGTTTTCTCCAGACTGATCTTGTGGTTGCTGGATTAATTTTGTAGCTTTTCCAGCTGTCCTCTGATTTTtatctttatttgattgataaGATATCTCTCTTTTTTTCTCAAATATAGAGAAATTGAATCATTAATTTGATAAAAGTTTCTTTCTATGAAGCAACAAACCTAAGAGGCCCCGTCTCTCAAAAAACTTGATTTCTCTGCTTCACTATGGGGGTGTACCTAAGGAATTCTTTCTGGAAAGGCTTGATGATGCTCTTAAGGATGTTCATTCCATACTATATAAGAAGCGAGGTGCACTGAAAGGTAATTATCTGGTTCTAGGACTTATATTCCATTCCATCACTAGTGTTGATTTGCTCCTGTTGGCGGCTGTTGCCACTTACACCTATTGTCTTAACGTACGATTTTTTATCAGTATAGTGCTTACTTGACAATCAAGCTTCTTATGTCAAATAAATTATACTTTTGTTTACATCAATTTACAGTTGCCATTAACCGGGATGCTGATGAAGATTTCACAGTAGCAAGGATGATTTTATCAGGACTTCCACTTGATGAACCCTTTCTCCAACATCGATTATCTGAGATTGTTAAAGAGGAAAGGAAGAATCTGAAGGCAGGGAAGATTCCCATTAGTAATAGTTTCTATGTGATGGGCACTGCTGATCCTACCGATACTCTAAATTGCGGCGAAGTTTGTGTCATCCTGTATGTAGCTTACATGCCATTTTACTTGAAAATCTGATGTTACGTGAGAGCATGCATacatctctttctctctcttggTTGCGAAAATTACCTTACCTTGCTTACTGATTCATCTACTCTCTGTGGTTTCCCTTTTGTGGTTGTGATAATTATTTTACCTTGCTTGCTGATTCATCTATTTTTGTAGGGAACATGGACAAATTTCAGGTCCTGTATTGGTGTACAGGAATCCTGGCATTCACCCCGGGGACATACATGTAGTTAACGCCAGATATGTTAAAGCTTTGGAAGAAATTGTGGGAAATTCCAAATATGGGATATTTTTTCCTTCAAAAGGACCAAGATCAATGGCTGATGAAATTGCCGGTGGTGACTATGATGGAGATATGTATTGGGTGTCCAGAGATCCCGAGGTTGGCTTCTGTGGTTATTCTTTTCCTTTAATCTGTATTTTACTGGCTTTTTTGCTATGACTGATAAGGAATGATGAGTCATGGTTGATTTAGTGCCAAGTGCCGTTGCAACCTTATTGCCCCCACCTTTCAAGGCTTTGTTTTGTGCTGGTAATTTCAGTAATAAGCTGTCTTTCTTTTATGCACCCTTTGTGCAAATTTCTGTATGGCTGTCAGCTGCCTTTACTCAATGTTGTGAACAGTTTGACCCCGGCCATAAACCAAACACTTTCTGTATGGCTGTGAGCTACCTATATGTCCAGTATAGACCTCTCTTGGATTAGTAAACCAATGCAACTCAATGCATTATGTTTTGCTGTGTATTGGTATATCTTTCTTAAGCTGTCTTTATTATAAATAGAATATGTTCTGATTATTCTCGTTTTAGCTTCTTGCAAAATTCAAACCTAGTTCACCATGGAAAAGCTGCCCTTCTTCACTTAGCTCATCTAGCAGGAAAGTTGATGGCCTCTCAGATGAGGTGTTGGAGCGTGAGCTTTTTCGTCTGTATTTGAGGTCGAGGTTTCAGCCAAGGTCCGTTTTAGATTAATGGTTTCTCTAGGAAATTTTCATTCATTAATTATTACATGTGAATATTTTTCTTCTGTATATACTCATGACAATGATGctaatatatactacgtataataAATTTCCCAATTGTTAACCTCTATGATTTATATGATTATTATGAACCTCATAATGCCATGGCGTTTGTGATTGCAAGCCATTACATTTGCCATCCTTCAAAGTTATTTATTGTCTTCAAAGAGCTCGCTTATTTGTTTTTACCGTGACAGCTTGTTTGACATCAAGTAAATACATTATGACAATGGTAAATGGGAAAATGCTCACAGTTTGTATTGATAACGGACAAACTAAAAGGTATTTACACTGGTGATAGGGGGCAATGAAACCACAGTAAGTGCTAATAGATGCAAGTCAATGTAAGAATATAAGCTAAGGAAAATATTCACTTGCACATTCCCTCCTGAAAATTTCATCAAAACTTGTATAAAACCACCTTATAGTAATATTGGTCAAACCACTTTACCCAAAAATCTAAGTGACACCTTACATGATATTTTTTTTACGCTTTTGAGTAACTCAAATTCTCAAGGGACCCTTTTTGGTTACTGATAAATTGTCATACTGTTTTCATCATTTTACTGACGAAGGTGTTTAGTTGGTAACAATTCTACATAATTAGTGAAATCGCTGCAAGTAGTTCTTTTGGATTTAGTGTGATGTGGTTTGATGTTTAGTTGTTGTAAGACTGTTCTACAAGACTAGATGAGAGTTACTAGGTGCATTCTATAACAAATTTAGCGCTTGGATAGCTACACTGAGAAACTAGGCGACATTGCTAAAATAGCTACACTCTATCCCTTCTTAAGTAAAGGTGCTAATTTTGATTGCCTCCCCTTAATATGGGTTACTGAGATGGCATTTGTCCTCCTTAATGCCCTCTTGGTTTCGAATTTACACGTTAGAGAGAAGTGAATGACTGAATTGTAGTGAATTTTGTAGTTTTAGAAACTTATCCACTTGCTCGAACATAGTTTATTGTTGCATTATCTGTCAGGCATATTAAGCTGATTGTCCTAATCCTATATGCATTAGCCTtgaatgcatcaactaaaaattattTGACTATGTGTTCTTAAATGTGGGATACGAATCTCCTTTTTAAGTAAATTGTCCTCTAATGCTGGGGTTGCATATTCAGCAAGGCTATGGGTGTGGCAGCAGATTGTTGGCTTGTATACATGGATAGACTATTGACACTGGGAGATGAATGCTCAGTCGAGAAAGAGTGTGTAAAGCAAAAAATTTGGAAGCTGATTGATAGATATTATGATGCTTTGGATGCGCCAAAGAAAGGGATAAAGGTTAGTTTAAACTTTAAGTGTATTAATTATTTTGTAAAAAGCGTTTTAAGTGTAATCTTTTTCATTCTGAGAAAACGTTGCATCCTTTTGGGTATTGTAGCAATTTCTACCTTTCAAGTAGCGTATGCAGAAGTTGagtttttttcttttctaatgTCTGCTATTAATTTTAGGGAATGGTTAATGGCATCATACAAAATGGCTATTCCACCCACTTCTCACAAAAAAAAATGTTACTTGTGAGAGAATGTGTAAATCTGAAAGTTTGCACTGCTAGCCTTGTTTTGGTCCTGCTAGAATGGATTAAAATTAGCAAATTTTTAGGGCTTGGCATCCCAACAGACATACTCCGGATGCTATTTACCCTTCATGGCAATTGGATTCTCGCTTGTTCGCCCCCCATTTCAATTTTCTTGACATAATTTCGTATTAGGTCGACCCAATTAGCAGGACTCTTTCTCACTATTGTAAAACAAGTCATTAGAATTATTGGCTTTTGGTCAAATGGATGCATTGTAATGAAATTGATACATTGGGGCCGGCAGTTCTGTTGTTCACATGATTGCTATCGACTTTGTGTTTGCTTGAAGTACGGTACATAGGGATTACTCATTTTGTCGAATTATAATGGAGTTGACAAGTGAGTGTTTAGAGTTATTCTGGTTAAAACGAAGGCCAACATAAATTTCTACGAAAGCAACACATATGAGATATGGCACTGTTCTGCGGTACCATGCAGGGGTTTGATGAATAAATTTGTAAGACTTGGGTGATGTTTCGTGTAGGCTTACTTGCGCACATGATGGACTTCTTTTCTATTGTCGGGGCATCTGAATCTTTAAATATGAAAAAGTAGCAAGGTAACGGGGATAGAAATTTAGGATGTATGCAGTCCCACTCTTGAAGCTGTTTCCAAATGACCCAGATGACAATTGCGCTGAAAAGTGCATCAGTGtcattttttgataaactttttACTGTTGTATTGGCGGTTTTAATatcatatattattattgttttcctgAGGATTCCCTTTCATGTCTGTACTTTGATGCAGATTGAGGTTCCACCACACTTGATGCCAGGCAAATTTCCACACCATATGGAGAGAGGGGAGAATTGTACTTACCACTCAAATTCTATTTTGGGCGAGATATATGATCAAGTAGATAATTATAACCACCACCTTGATAAAGTCAAAGGTGAGGGCATTTTTCGGAATGATAAGTTTTGTAGCACTCGTTTATTCCCTACAAATTTCGATCAAATACTCGCTATTCTTTGTTACAGCTTATGATGGGTGTTATAAAGCAAAAATGGTTATTAACTTTCTACTTCCCCCTGctccccttttttttctttttacgtGAACCCGCTTTTGAAGTAACAAACTTGCTGGGGCGGTTAGTCGCCGATCCTGAACTCGCTGATGCGTTAACAAGTCGTAGTTTTCGTGTAAAGATATTCTCTCTCTTATATAAGATGTGAGCAAAGACGCTTACCACCATACTACTTTATCCATTTAAGATCTTCTCCTTACTTTCCTCCTTGTGAAGTAGACTAATTCAATGGCATCTTTGCATAAATTTCATTACTTCTTATTCAGAGACAATCTCTATTATTTGCTAACAATTAACGTGTTACTGTGTTACATCTAACCCCTTACCTCGCTGTTGTACTCAAATCAAAGATAATGAAGATAGTTTATATTTGTACAATTGTTTGGGAAATTAAATGGTTTACTCAAGTCTTATTAAAGTCACATTCTTGAGGTGATCGTTTTCATTTTGCTTTTCATTTTAGTTTGGATGCTGCCATATTTCAAGGAGCAAATAGAGCAAATTCCTGCAGCATGTCGACAAGCATGGCGAGCGCTTTATGAGGAGTACAGAAGCGTAATGAGTGCTGCCATGAACGTTGGTCAGGAGTCCAAAAATGAATCTGCAACAGCAGTTTATCGATTCTACAAAAAGGTGAACACAAACCCGTATTCTCAATAACATACAAACCCATATTTGGGCTACTTCTTAAAAGAAAATGACCAAACTCATTCACTCTGGCTCCAAGTATGATGAAAAGGGAAGTAGTGGAGGAAACTAGGTATCATTGTCCGAACTATACTTCATTGTGTCAAAATTTCGTTATTTGAAATAATCAAAGAAATTTGACTATTTTTTTAACTTAGGTCACTGATAGGTGAGAATGTTCGAACCTCCAATCATCAAACTGGAAGATAGCTCAAAACCCGTGTCATTAAAGTAGAATTAGCACAGATCTCATGGCACTAGAGTTGAATTAACCCTAAGCGTCTGAGCATCACAGTGGCAATTTATCACTCTCCTTTTGTTTTCCATATTCACTATTGGAAATATTCGAAGAAACGAAGGAAGATTTGTTTTTGTTTCATCAATTCACACACATGATGCATGTTTGTAACTTGTTAACTTCTGAGTAGATATTGTATGGCATCGGTCCTGAAGATGAAGCTGATGAATTGGAGAAAAGTCGGAAATCGTGGAATGATATTCGAGTTGATGCACTAGCAGTGTATAGTGCTGCCTACGAGTATGCAGCTTACGTAAACGACCCACAGAAATGCAACTTTGCTTGGAAGGTTGCAGGCTCTGCCTTGTTCAAAATGATTATGGAAGAGCAAGGTGAGAAACCTATTTGCTGTGCTCCCTCGGTTCTTCGTGAAGTGTTCCGTTAGGCAAGAGTAGGTTGTAGGAACTCACTTGTGTGATTAGGAAATCATGCAgcctaatattattactagtaaGTAGTAACTAATTTAAGTAAGTGAATTTTTCTTATATAACTTGAGAAAAAATGCCACTTGTGTGATACTGATGCAATGTAATATATAATCCGTCCATCAGAACGCAGAAGTGTCGCGTATTAATATGATGTAATCAGTCTATTGAGAGTGTCTTGTATTAATTGATGGGAGTATAATGTATAACCAACTCTATATTATTTATGTAAGGGTTTCTACATTTCTGGAGGTCGTTATTATCTCTTGGGTAATTTGATAAATTATACCTTAAATAagtcactttttcaaatcttatacctaagataattttctttaaaatcatatacctaaaataacattttcttccaaacttAATACCAAATCTTAAAAAAATCCCTAAATTAACAATTTTGCCTTTACTAATTTGATGGTTTTTAGTGGTGCAAATGGTTGATGTGTGTGTTAATAGGTGAGGCAAATGATGATAATGTTTAATTAGTAAGGGTAAGATTGTTAATTCAAGGCTTTTTTTCTtatttggtatcaagtttggaagaaaatattattttaggtataagatttaaaaaaaagttatcttaggtataagatttgaaaaagtgacttattcaaggtataagttatcaaattacccttatctttataatttttttcaaattaTTGTACAAGAACCAATTATCGGGACATTCTAAATGACGATAGTTCTTTGGAAGAGAAGAGTAACCAATGTTTATTATCGCAAGAACAAATTCCGATGTTATACACTGTGTTGTCTACCACGTTAATAAAGTCGGAATATGACCATGACGTTTATGAGAAATCTTAACCATGAGGTTTATGAGAACTAATTTAAATGACGATAGTTCTTTGTGTTGGGAAATTAGCACCAATCTCCCACGCGCAACGGAAGCTACTAATTGACAAttaaaccgtaaaagtaaataaatgtaagcaataataagatgagacagtattttagggtcaaacccagggcaaaacctttcaaaccggaagtaaaacccactagccaaatcgactagaatccactataataatatagtatCAGTACAACGTAACTGTCCCGAATTAATACCAATTCgaaacccacaataatataagataacaacctctagccctccagtaatattagtcaatgccacaaatatcacccctagagtaacctcctaaattattgtataaaCCCGTCGTACTCCACCTCACCCTCAAACCCCGACTTTTTAGTCACTTTGTTTGATTAAATTTTGTGAGATATTTTTTTTCCAAAGGATTTGTCATCCTTTAGTAATGTGAAGTGACGTTATATTTTACAATAATAAAATCACTCCACGTTACTCACCAATGAATTAAAACAATTCAGATGTTTTTCACGTAATGTAAAAAACAAATTAATTCACATCATTTAATCACACCTAATGTTACATGTACATAATCCATAATTTGTACATGTAACACTTTCAAAACTTAATGCCTTGTGTTGGATGTTTCACCCAACAAATCTCCCCCTCCAACACAAGTGACAACCACCGAGGAATCAACCATTGGCCTTTTAAAATTACCAGCTGCACACCCGAGTTAGTATCCGGTCCTCACCCCTAACTCAATATCACGACCAATGCACCGTGTACAGCCTAAACCCAGTCAATGACGTTACTTGACTCCGGAGAGAAACCTCTTGCTCTCCACCTTTCTACCAGCAGGAATTTTACCTTTGCGCCCGTCGCCTCAGAACTCGAAAACAATCTACCTTCGTCGCCTCTTCCGCGAACGAAACACGTGCACGACTTTTACGTTTCCAGCTATCCTGTGAGGTTTTCATTGCATATCCATCCAGACGGTATAAACCACGACGTAACTCCCCCTTCATGAGGACCATAGAACCCTTAGTAACTTTCATTACTCCCCCATGAGCTTTACACCCATAACCTTCGGAGTCTAGTTGACTAAGTGAAATTAAATTCTGCCGCAACTTTGGAACATATGCAACCTTGTCCAAAGTGTGCATGGGCAATGTCTTAATAAAGATAAGTCATCTATTCTTTTCAGTCCAAATTGCTCACTAATGACGGTCAAGAAGTGTTTGACTGAGTTTAAATTTGCTCCTAAGCATGATCTTGGCAAGTATCTTGGCCTACCTACGAGTATTGGGTCTTCTAAAAGGGATTTATTTAAATTTCTTGTTGATAAGACTAAGCGAAGGCTATCCTCCTAGAATAACATTCTCCTCTCTTCGGCTGGTAAATTGACTCTTATTCGTTCTGTTCTGTCTTCACTATCTCTTTTCTCTCTATCGGTATTTCGTATACCGGTAAGTGTAACATCAAAACTCCAGTCCTTGATGGTGCATTTTTTGGTGGAGTGAAACTAGAAATAATAAGTCTATTCATTGGTGTAGTAAAGATTTCCTTAGTAGGCCAGTGGGTGAAGGGGGCCTTGGACGTCGTAATATTGGTTGCTTTAACCAAGCTCTTCTTGCCAAATCTGCTTGGAGAATCTTATGTGTTCCGGGAagccttatcagtaaagttattGTTCCCAAGCTTGGGGTTCAAGATGATATTTTATTCCAGACCCGTTGGAAGGCTCCCCAAGCTTCGTCTTGGGCTCTTAAAAGCCTTGTTTGGGGATCTGATCTTATCTTCAATAATATTGCTTGGACTATTGGATCTTCTTCTCATCTTAATGCTTGGAAGAGCAAATGGTTAGAGGGTGATAGTCTTCAAGATCTTTGTAGGGAGTTTTGTGATGCTCCTATTGATCCCGCGTTACTGGTTGGTGACCTTCATGATAGTCATAGGATATGGGATCTCTCTTCTCTTGGTTTCGATCCGGGTGAGGGAGTTACAAAGAAAATCCTCGCAACTTATATCCCGTGTCAACCCTCGGATGACTCCTTATATTGGAAATTCTCTAAACATGgtgtgaagagttaagaacgattaacacctaagagggggagggggtgaattaggtgtaccttttaaaaatttatccttaacttggttaattaattaacttaagtaAGGAATGagtgaagtacaagacttgagaaacttaattggatgtaagttcacaagaagatacagcagttctatgtcacggtataggtgactgtgacacagaacttgattaggtacatgcgagaaatagcaaagtgaaagaacgtaaaagtaaatgaacaaacaaacgacatttaaaaattggttcagcctctactccgaggcctacgtccaaccgttattttattgcttgtttagaaatttactcaaacttactaaaccccttacaatgaaaataactcgccaacctactccggttgcactcaaacttaaagctactccgcttcaagagtttatgggttctatctcaaggtgttacagagtcttgaatctcaagagttcactaaatgaacatggagattacaatgaagatctaacacgagaatcatggaacaaactcatcatgtcacaaaGACATCGAatcgatacttggaggttttgacttttttcgaaaa
This sequence is a window from Silene latifolia isolate original U9 population chromosome 8, ASM4854445v1, whole genome shotgun sequence. Protein-coding genes within it:
- the LOC141597281 gene encoding putative RNA-dependent RNA polymerase 5 isoform X2, producing MVLSAAVENLLEITAREKSQPPANAVARKFLAEIGEEQSIDVLSTILSMRTTIINFSALIVHLAKQKKPKKMNDNDCLSPTKGSPNPVTTTHRSDAFASPSSTNNTPPIGDALPPNKRRRTLNFPDDVVASFLDVFVPASTTSEVMVDTKTDQFIGSATASKEKADMGMMDSLTDALTELEFRKAFLILNYKGRKQLEDVITAEKIRSLSRLDMNSFEFHIWNDFGRGICKENERRKYLDWESGRYLTYHCHVYGDASYSFKGPFLNKTTTLLQKEIGDENVLIVKFLEDQTESIESGSRSVMSCPAFNKISQEGIFVGRKHFQFFVFKDGGKAEKKKNPASSPVKCYFVNKEAFASFFDEGSRFFQRKTIQDARSMFMHIHKASSVANYMARFSLILSKTVTLDVNLDDVHVQDIDDVLCLDEKGEPVYMDVDKPHIHTDGTGFISEDLALKCPLNCFMGFAPDENNIKRLVGELPETSQLISRNLEPPLLIQFRMFHKGRAIKGTVLLNRKLPPKTIQVRPSMIKIKADPELAGAPTLNRFEIVGTSNKPKRPRLSKNLISLLHYGGVPKEFFLERLDDALKDVHSILYKKRGALKVAINRDADEDFTVARMILSGLPLDEPFLQHRLSEIVKEERKNLKAGKIPISNSFYVMGTADPTDTLNCGEVCVILEHGQISGPVLVYRNPGIHPGDIHVVNARYVKALEEIVGNSKYGIFFPSKGPRSMADEIAGGDYDGDMYWVSRDPELLAKFKPSSPWKSCPSSLSSSSRKVDGLSDEVLERELFRLYLRSRFQPSKAMGVAADCWLVYMDRLLTLGDECSVEKECVKQKIWKLIDRYYDALDAPKKGIKIEVPPHLMPGKFPHHMERGENCTYHSNSILGEIYDQVDNYNHHLDKVKVWMLPYFKEQIEQIPAACRQAWRALYEEYRSVMSAAMNVGQESKNESATAVYRFYKKILYGIGPEDEADELEKSRKSWNDIRVDALAVYSAAYEYAAYVNDPQKCNFAWKVAGSALFKMIMEEQGEKPICCAPSVLREVFR
- the LOC141597281 gene encoding putative RNA-dependent RNA polymerase 5 isoform X3, with the protein product MVLSAAVENLLEITAREKSQPPANAVARKFLAEIGEEQSIDVLSTILSMRTTIINFSALIVHLAKQKKPKKMNDNDCLSPTKGSPNPVTTTHRSDAFASPSSTNNTPPIGDALPPNKRRRTLNFPATASKEKADMGMMDSLTDALTELEFRKAFLILNYKGRKQLEDVITAEKIRSLSRLDMNSFEFHIWNDFGRGICKENERRKQYLDWESGRYLTYHCHVYGDASYSFKGPFLNKTTTLLQKEIGDENVLIVKFLEDQTESIESGSRSVMSCPAFNKISQEGIFVGRKHFQFFVFKDGGKAEKKKNPASSPVKCYFVNKEAFASFFDEGSRFFQRKTIQDARSMFMHIHKASSVANYMARFSLILSKTVTLDVNLDDVHVQDIDDVLCLDEKGEPVYMDVDKPHIHTDGTGFISEDLALKCPLNCFMGFAPDENNIKRLVGELPETSQLISRNLEPPLLIQFRMFHKGRAIKGTVLLNRKLPPKTIQVRPSMIKIKADPELAGAPTLNRFEIVGTSNKPKRPRLSKNLISLLHYGGVPKEFFLERLDDALKDVHSILYKKRGALKVAINRDADEDFTVARMILSGLPLDEPFLQHRLSEIVKEERKNLKAGKIPISNSFYVMGTADPTDTLNCGEVCVILEHGQISGPVLVYRNPGIHPGDIHVVNARYVKALEEIVGNSKYGIFFPSKGPRSMADEIAGGDYDGDMYWVSRDPELLAKFKPSSPWKSCPSSLSSSSRKVDGLSDEVLERELFRLYLRSRFQPSKAMGVAADCWLVYMDRLLTLGDECSVEKECVKQKIWKLIDRYYDALDAPKKGIKIEVPPHLMPGKFPHHMERGENCTYHSNSILGEIYDQVDNYNHHLDKVKVWMLPYFKEQIEQIPAACRQAWRALYEEYRSVMSAAMNVGQESKNESATAVYRFYKKILYGIGPEDEADELEKSRKSWNDIRVDALAVYSAAYEYAAYVNDPQKCNFAWKVAGSALFKMIMEEQGEKPICCAPSVLREVFR
- the LOC141597281 gene encoding putative RNA-dependent RNA polymerase 5 isoform X1, producing MVLSAAVENLLEITAREKSQPPANAVARKFLAEIGEEQSIDVLSTILSMRTTIINFSALIVHLAKQKKPKKMNDNDCLSPTKGSPNPVTTTHRSDAFASPSSTNNTPPIGDALPPNKRRRTLNFPDDVVASFLDVFVPASTTSEVMVDTKTDQFIGSATASKEKADMGMMDSLTDALTELEFRKAFLILNYKGRKQLEDVITAEKIRSLSRLDMNSFEFHIWNDFGRGICKENERRKQYLDWESGRYLTYHCHVYGDASYSFKGPFLNKTTTLLQKEIGDENVLIVKFLEDQTESIESGSRSVMSCPAFNKISQEGIFVGRKHFQFFVFKDGGKAEKKKNPASSPVKCYFVNKEAFASFFDEGSRFFQRKTIQDARSMFMHIHKASSVANYMARFSLILSKTVTLDVNLDDVHVQDIDDVLCLDEKGEPVYMDVDKPHIHTDGTGFISEDLALKCPLNCFMGFAPDENNIKRLVGELPETSQLISRNLEPPLLIQFRMFHKGRAIKGTVLLNRKLPPKTIQVRPSMIKIKADPELAGAPTLNRFEIVGTSNKPKRPRLSKNLISLLHYGGVPKEFFLERLDDALKDVHSILYKKRGALKVAINRDADEDFTVARMILSGLPLDEPFLQHRLSEIVKEERKNLKAGKIPISNSFYVMGTADPTDTLNCGEVCVILEHGQISGPVLVYRNPGIHPGDIHVVNARYVKALEEIVGNSKYGIFFPSKGPRSMADEIAGGDYDGDMYWVSRDPELLAKFKPSSPWKSCPSSLSSSSRKVDGLSDEVLERELFRLYLRSRFQPSKAMGVAADCWLVYMDRLLTLGDECSVEKECVKQKIWKLIDRYYDALDAPKKGIKIEVPPHLMPGKFPHHMERGENCTYHSNSILGEIYDQVDNYNHHLDKVKVWMLPYFKEQIEQIPAACRQAWRALYEEYRSVMSAAMNVGQESKNESATAVYRFYKKILYGIGPEDEADELEKSRKSWNDIRVDALAVYSAAYEYAAYVNDPQKCNFAWKVAGSALFKMIMEEQGEKPICCAPSVLREVFR